A single region of the Vicugna pacos unplaced genomic scaffold, VicPac4 scaffold_394, whole genome shotgun sequence genome encodes:
- the IDH3G gene encoding isocitrate dehydrogenase [NAD] subunit gamma, mitochondrial isoform X1: protein MALKVATAAGGAAKAVLRPALLCRPWEVLGAHEAPGRSFSQQTIPPSAKYGGRHTVTMIPGDGIGPELMLHVKSVFRHACVPVDFEEVHVSSTADEEDIRNAIMAIRRNRVALKGNIETNHNLPPSHKSRNNILRTSLDLYANVIHCKSLPGVVTRHRDIDILIVRENTEGEYSSLEHESVAGVVESLKIITKAKSLRIAEYAFKLAQETGRKKVTAVHKANIMKLGDGLFLQCCKEVAAGYPQITFENMIVDNTTMQLVSRPQQFDVMVMPNLYGNIVNNVCAGLVGGPGLVAGANYGHVYAVFETATRNTGKSIANKNIANPTATLLASCMMLDHLKLHSYATSIRKAVLASMDNENMHTPDIGGQGTTSEAIQDIIRHIRIINGRAVEA, encoded by the exons GTTCTAGGTGCCCACGAGGCCCCCGGGAGAAGCTTCTCA CAACAAACAATT CCTCCGTCGGCTAAGTATGGTGGACGGCACACAGTGACCATGATCCCTGGGGACGGCATCGGGCCGGAGCTCATGCTGCATGTCAAATCTGTGTTCAG GCATGCATGTGTGCCTGTGGACTTTGAAGAGGTGCACGTGAGCTCCACTGCTGACGAAGAGGACATCCGTAACGCTATCATGGCCATCCGTCGGAACCGCGTGGCCCTGAAGG GTAATATTGAAACAAACCACAACCTGCCGCCATCCCACAAATCCCGAAATAACATCCTTCG CACCAGCCTGGACCTGTACGCCAACGTCATCCACTGTAAGAGCCTGCCGGGAGTGGTGACCCGGCACAGGGACATAGACATCCTCATTGTCCGGGAAAACACAGAGGGCGAGTACAGCAGCCTGGAGCATGAG AGTGTGGCTGGAGTGGTGGAGAGCCTTAAGATCATCACCAAGGCCAAGTCCCTGCGCATTGCGGAGTATGCCTTCAAACTGGCCCAGGAAACTGGGCGAAAGAAAGTGACAGCTGTACACAAGGCCAACATCAT GAAGCTGGGCGATGGGCTCTTCCTCCAGTGCTGCAAGGAGGTGGCAGCTGGCTACCCCCAGATCACCTTTGAGAATATGATTGTGGACAACACCACCATGCAG CTGGTGTCTCGGCCCCAGCAGTTTGATGTCATGGTGATGCCCAATCTCTACGGCAACATCGTCAACAACGTCTGTGCAGGGCTGGTCGGAGGCCCTGGCCTCGTGGCCGGGGCCAACTATGGCCACGTGTATGCTGTATTCGAGACG gCTACAAGGAACACAGGCAAGAGTATCGCCAATAAGAACATCGCCAACCCCACAGCAACGTTGCTGGCAAGTTGCATGATGCTTGACCACCTCAA GCTACACTCCTACGCCACCTCCATCCGCAAGGCTGTCTTGGCATCCATGGACAATGAAAAT ATGCACACCCCGGACATCGGGGGCCAGGGCACCACATCGGAAGCCATCCAGGACATCATCCGTCACATCCGCATCATCAACGGCCGGGCCGTGGAGGCCTAG
- the IDH3G gene encoding isocitrate dehydrogenase [NAD] subunit gamma, mitochondrial isoform X2, producing the protein MALKVATAAGGAAKAVLRPALLCRPWEVLGAHEAPGRSFSPPSAKYGGRHTVTMIPGDGIGPELMLHVKSVFRHACVPVDFEEVHVSSTADEEDIRNAIMAIRRNRVALKGNIETNHNLPPSHKSRNNILRTSLDLYANVIHCKSLPGVVTRHRDIDILIVRENTEGEYSSLEHESVAGVVESLKIITKAKSLRIAEYAFKLAQETGRKKVTAVHKANIMKLGDGLFLQCCKEVAAGYPQITFENMIVDNTTMQLVSRPQQFDVMVMPNLYGNIVNNVCAGLVGGPGLVAGANYGHVYAVFETATRNTGKSIANKNIANPTATLLASCMMLDHLKLHSYATSIRKAVLASMDNENMHTPDIGGQGTTSEAIQDIIRHIRIINGRAVEA; encoded by the exons GTTCTAGGTGCCCACGAGGCCCCCGGGAGAAGCTTCTCA CCTCCGTCGGCTAAGTATGGTGGACGGCACACAGTGACCATGATCCCTGGGGACGGCATCGGGCCGGAGCTCATGCTGCATGTCAAATCTGTGTTCAG GCATGCATGTGTGCCTGTGGACTTTGAAGAGGTGCACGTGAGCTCCACTGCTGACGAAGAGGACATCCGTAACGCTATCATGGCCATCCGTCGGAACCGCGTGGCCCTGAAGG GTAATATTGAAACAAACCACAACCTGCCGCCATCCCACAAATCCCGAAATAACATCCTTCG CACCAGCCTGGACCTGTACGCCAACGTCATCCACTGTAAGAGCCTGCCGGGAGTGGTGACCCGGCACAGGGACATAGACATCCTCATTGTCCGGGAAAACACAGAGGGCGAGTACAGCAGCCTGGAGCATGAG AGTGTGGCTGGAGTGGTGGAGAGCCTTAAGATCATCACCAAGGCCAAGTCCCTGCGCATTGCGGAGTATGCCTTCAAACTGGCCCAGGAAACTGGGCGAAAGAAAGTGACAGCTGTACACAAGGCCAACATCAT GAAGCTGGGCGATGGGCTCTTCCTCCAGTGCTGCAAGGAGGTGGCAGCTGGCTACCCCCAGATCACCTTTGAGAATATGATTGTGGACAACACCACCATGCAG CTGGTGTCTCGGCCCCAGCAGTTTGATGTCATGGTGATGCCCAATCTCTACGGCAACATCGTCAACAACGTCTGTGCAGGGCTGGTCGGAGGCCCTGGCCTCGTGGCCGGGGCCAACTATGGCCACGTGTATGCTGTATTCGAGACG gCTACAAGGAACACAGGCAAGAGTATCGCCAATAAGAACATCGCCAACCCCACAGCAACGTTGCTGGCAAGTTGCATGATGCTTGACCACCTCAA GCTACACTCCTACGCCACCTCCATCCGCAAGGCTGTCTTGGCATCCATGGACAATGAAAAT ATGCACACCCCGGACATCGGGGGCCAGGGCACCACATCGGAAGCCATCCAGGACATCATCCGTCACATCCGCATCATCAACGGCCGGGCCGTGGAGGCCTAG
- the SRPK3 gene encoding SRSF protein kinase 3 isoform X2, producing MRGPRPGPTGAAARGAGAVGRAVGMSASRGGGGGDSGSSSSSSQASCGPESSGSELAPPAPAPRMLQALLGSDDEEQEDPKDYCKGGYYPVKIGDLFNGRYHVVRKLGWGHFSTVWLCWDIQRKRFVALKVVKSAGHYTETAVDEIKLLKCVRDSDPSDPKRETIVQLIDDFRISGVNGVHVCMVLEVLGHQLLKWIIKSNYQGLPVPCVKSIVRQVLHGLDYLHTKCKIIHTDIKPENILLCVGDAYIRRLAAEATEWQQSGAPPPSRSTVSTAPPEIMTGKLSKNKRKKMRRKRKQQKRLLEERLRDLQRLEAMEAAAQAEDCGSRLEGGSGSTSSSGCHPGGAQAGPSPASSSPAPGGNRSLSPGSQTSGFSGSLFSPASCSILSGSSNQRETGGILSPSTPFGASNLLVNPLEPQNADKIKIKIADLGNACWVHKHFTEDIQTRQYRAVEVLIGAEYGPPADIWSTACMAFELATGDYLFEPHSGENYSRDEDHIAHIVELLGDIPPAFALSGRYSREFFNRRGELRHIHNLKHWGLYEVLMEKYEWPLEQATQFSAFLLPMMEYIPEKRASAADCLQHPWLQHP from the exons ATGCGCGGGCCGCGGCCGGGCCCCACAGGAGCAGCCGCCCGGGGCGCCGGAGCTGTGGGCCGCGCAGTGGGGATGAGCGCCAGCAGGGGCGGTGGCGGCGGGgacagcggcagcagcagcagcag CTCACAGGCCTCCTGCGGGCCCGAGTCCTCAGGCTCCGAACTTGCCCCCCCCGCGCCAGCACCACGGATGCTGCAGGCGCTGCTGGGCTCCGATGATGAGGAGCAGGAGGACCCCAAGGACTACTGCAAGG GCGGCTACTATCCTGTGAAGATCGGTGACCTGTTCAATGGGCGGTACCACGTGGTGCGCAAGCTGGGCTGGGGACACTTCTCCACCGTCTGGCTCTGCTGGGACATCCA GCGCAAGCGCTTCGTGGCCCTGAAAGTGGTGAAGAGCGCAGGGCATTACACGGAGACAGCTGTGGATGAGATCAAGCTCCTGAAATGT GTCCGAGACAGTGACCCCAGTGACCCCAAAAGAGAAACCATTGTCCAGCTCATCGATGACTTCAGGATCTCAGGGGTTAATGGAGTCC ATGTATGCATGGTCCTGGAGGTCCTGGGCCACCAGCTCCTCAAGTGGATCATTAAGTCCAACTACCAGGGCCTGCCTGTGCCCTGTGTGAAGAGCATCGTGAGGCAG GTACTGCACGGCCTGGATTACCTCCACACCAAGTGCAAGATCATCCACACGGACATCAAGCCCGAGAACATCCTGCTGTGTGTGGGTGATGCCTACATCAGGCGCCTGGCCGCTGAGGCCACGGAGTGGCAGCAGTCAGGGGCACCGCCCCCATCCCGCTCCACAG TCAGCACTGCTCCCCCAGAGATCATG ACCGGTAAGCTGTCAAAAAACAAGAGGAAGAAGATGAGGCGCAAACGGAAACAGCAGAAGCGGCTGCTGGAGGAGCGGCTACGGGACCTGCAGAGGCTGGAGGCCATGGAAGCAGCGGCCCAGGCAGAGG ACTGTGGCTCGAGACTGGAGGGGGGCAGCGGCTCCACCTCTTCTTCTGGCTGCCACCCCGGGGGTGCCCAGGCCGGCCCCTCCccggcctcctcctcccctgccccagggggCAACCGCAGCCTCAGCCCCGGCTCCCAGACCTCAGGCTTCTCGGGCTCCCTCTTCTCTCCCGCCTCGTGCTCCATCCTCTCAGGCTCCTCCAACCAGCGGGAGACTGGGGGAATCCTGTCACCCAGCA CACCATTTGGTGCCTCGAACCTCCTGGTGAACCCCCTAGAGCCCCAAAATGCAgacaagatcaagatcaagatcGCAGATCTGGGCAACGCCTGTTGGGTG CACAAGCATTTCACCGAGGACATCCAGACGCGGCAGTACCGGGCCGTGGAGGTGCTGATTGGTGCCGAGTATGGACCCCCAGCCGACATCTGGAGCACAGCATGCATG GCCTTTGAGCTGGCCACCGGTGACTACCTGTTCGAGCCGCACTCCGGAGAAAACTACAGTCGTGATGAGG ACCACATCGCCCACATCGTGGAGCTTCTGGGAGACATCCCCCCAGCCTTTGCCCTCTCAGGCCGTTACTCCCGAGAGTTCTTCAACCGGAGAG GAGAGCTGCGGCACATCCACAACCTCAAGCATTGGGGCCTGTATGAAGTGCTCATGGAGAAGTACGAGTGGCCCCTGGAGCAGGCCACGCAGTTCAGCGCATTCCTGCTGCCCATGATGGAGTACATCCCCGAAAAGCGGGCCAGCGCGGCTGACTGCCTCCAGCACCCTTGGCTCCAGCATCCGTAG
- the SRPK3 gene encoding SRSF protein kinase 3 isoform X1, whose translation MRGPRPGPTGAAARGAGAVGRAVGMSASRGGGGGDSGSSSSSSQASCGPESSGSELAPPAPAPRMLQALLGSDDEEQEDPKDYCKGGYYPVKIGDLFNGRYHVVRKLGWGHFSTVWLCWDIQRKRFVALKVVKSAGHYTETAVDEIKLLKCVRDSDPSDPKRETIVQLIDDFRISGVNGVHVCMVLEVLGHQLLKWIIKSNYQGLPVPCVKSIVRQVLHGLDYLHTKCKIIHTDIKPENILLCVGDAYIRRLAAEATEWQQSGAPPPSRSTVSTAPPEIMTGKLSKNKRKKMRRKRKQQKRLLEERLRDLQRLEAMEAAAQAEDCGSRLEGGSGSTSSSGCHPGGAQAGPSPASSSPAPGGNRSLSPGSQTSGFSGSLFSPASCSILSGSSNQRETGGILSPSTPFGASNLLVNPLEPQNADKIKIKIADLGNACWVHKHFTEDIQTRQYRAVEVLIGAEYGPPADIWSTACMAFELATGDYLFEPHSGENYSRDEGRGRQALGSALGPPGCQASPQPPLCPQTTSPTSWSFWETSPQPLPSQAVTPESSSTGEESCGTSTTSSIGACMKCSWRSTSGPWSRPRSSAHSCCP comes from the exons ATGCGCGGGCCGCGGCCGGGCCCCACAGGAGCAGCCGCCCGGGGCGCCGGAGCTGTGGGCCGCGCAGTGGGGATGAGCGCCAGCAGGGGCGGTGGCGGCGGGgacagcggcagcagcagcagcag CTCACAGGCCTCCTGCGGGCCCGAGTCCTCAGGCTCCGAACTTGCCCCCCCCGCGCCAGCACCACGGATGCTGCAGGCGCTGCTGGGCTCCGATGATGAGGAGCAGGAGGACCCCAAGGACTACTGCAAGG GCGGCTACTATCCTGTGAAGATCGGTGACCTGTTCAATGGGCGGTACCACGTGGTGCGCAAGCTGGGCTGGGGACACTTCTCCACCGTCTGGCTCTGCTGGGACATCCA GCGCAAGCGCTTCGTGGCCCTGAAAGTGGTGAAGAGCGCAGGGCATTACACGGAGACAGCTGTGGATGAGATCAAGCTCCTGAAATGT GTCCGAGACAGTGACCCCAGTGACCCCAAAAGAGAAACCATTGTCCAGCTCATCGATGACTTCAGGATCTCAGGGGTTAATGGAGTCC ATGTATGCATGGTCCTGGAGGTCCTGGGCCACCAGCTCCTCAAGTGGATCATTAAGTCCAACTACCAGGGCCTGCCTGTGCCCTGTGTGAAGAGCATCGTGAGGCAG GTACTGCACGGCCTGGATTACCTCCACACCAAGTGCAAGATCATCCACACGGACATCAAGCCCGAGAACATCCTGCTGTGTGTGGGTGATGCCTACATCAGGCGCCTGGCCGCTGAGGCCACGGAGTGGCAGCAGTCAGGGGCACCGCCCCCATCCCGCTCCACAG TCAGCACTGCTCCCCCAGAGATCATG ACCGGTAAGCTGTCAAAAAACAAGAGGAAGAAGATGAGGCGCAAACGGAAACAGCAGAAGCGGCTGCTGGAGGAGCGGCTACGGGACCTGCAGAGGCTGGAGGCCATGGAAGCAGCGGCCCAGGCAGAGG ACTGTGGCTCGAGACTGGAGGGGGGCAGCGGCTCCACCTCTTCTTCTGGCTGCCACCCCGGGGGTGCCCAGGCCGGCCCCTCCccggcctcctcctcccctgccccagggggCAACCGCAGCCTCAGCCCCGGCTCCCAGACCTCAGGCTTCTCGGGCTCCCTCTTCTCTCCCGCCTCGTGCTCCATCCTCTCAGGCTCCTCCAACCAGCGGGAGACTGGGGGAATCCTGTCACCCAGCA CACCATTTGGTGCCTCGAACCTCCTGGTGAACCCCCTAGAGCCCCAAAATGCAgacaagatcaagatcaagatcGCAGATCTGGGCAACGCCTGTTGGGTG CACAAGCATTTCACCGAGGACATCCAGACGCGGCAGTACCGGGCCGTGGAGGTGCTGATTGGTGCCGAGTATGGACCCCCAGCCGACATCTGGAGCACAGCATGCATG GCCTTTGAGCTGGCCACCGGTGACTACCTGTTCGAGCCGCACTCCGGAGAAAACTACAGTCGTGATGAGGGTAGGGGGAGGCAGGCCCTGGGCTCAGCCTTGGGGCCTCCCGGCTGCCAAGCTAGCCCCCAGCCACCTCTCTGTCCACAGACCACATCGCCCACATCGTGGAGCTTCTGGGAGACATCCCCCCAGCCTTTGCCCTCTCAGGCCGTTACTCCCGAGAGTTCTTCAACCGGAGAG GAGAGCTGCGGCACATCCACAACCTCAAGCATTGGGGCCTGTATGAAGTGCTCATGGAGAAGTACGAGTGGCCCCTGGAGCAGGCCACGCAGTTCAGCGCATTCCTGCTGCCCATGA
- the SRPK3 gene encoding SRSF protein kinase 3 isoform X3 produces MLQALLGSDDEEQEDPKDYCKGGYYPVKIGDLFNGRYHVVRKLGWGHFSTVWLCWDIQRKRFVALKVVKSAGHYTETAVDEIKLLKCVRDSDPSDPKRETIVQLIDDFRISGVNGVHVCMVLEVLGHQLLKWIIKSNYQGLPVPCVKSIVRQVLHGLDYLHTKCKIIHTDIKPENILLCVGDAYIRRLAAEATEWQQSGAPPPSRSTVSTAPPEIMTGKLSKNKRKKMRRKRKQQKRLLEERLRDLQRLEAMEAAAQAEDCGSRLEGGSGSTSSSGCHPGGAQAGPSPASSSPAPGGNRSLSPGSQTSGFSGSLFSPASCSILSGSSNQRETGGILSPSTPFGASNLLVNPLEPQNADKIKIKIADLGNACWVHKHFTEDIQTRQYRAVEVLIGAEYGPPADIWSTACMAFELATGDYLFEPHSGENYSRDEGRGRQALGSALGPPGCQASPQPPLCPQTTSPTSWSFWETSPQPLPSQAVTPESSSTGEESCGTSTTSSIGACMKCSWRSTSGPWSRPRSSAHSCCP; encoded by the exons ATGCTGCAGGCGCTGCTGGGCTCCGATGATGAGGAGCAGGAGGACCCCAAGGACTACTGCAAGG GCGGCTACTATCCTGTGAAGATCGGTGACCTGTTCAATGGGCGGTACCACGTGGTGCGCAAGCTGGGCTGGGGACACTTCTCCACCGTCTGGCTCTGCTGGGACATCCA GCGCAAGCGCTTCGTGGCCCTGAAAGTGGTGAAGAGCGCAGGGCATTACACGGAGACAGCTGTGGATGAGATCAAGCTCCTGAAATGT GTCCGAGACAGTGACCCCAGTGACCCCAAAAGAGAAACCATTGTCCAGCTCATCGATGACTTCAGGATCTCAGGGGTTAATGGAGTCC ATGTATGCATGGTCCTGGAGGTCCTGGGCCACCAGCTCCTCAAGTGGATCATTAAGTCCAACTACCAGGGCCTGCCTGTGCCCTGTGTGAAGAGCATCGTGAGGCAG GTACTGCACGGCCTGGATTACCTCCACACCAAGTGCAAGATCATCCACACGGACATCAAGCCCGAGAACATCCTGCTGTGTGTGGGTGATGCCTACATCAGGCGCCTGGCCGCTGAGGCCACGGAGTGGCAGCAGTCAGGGGCACCGCCCCCATCCCGCTCCACAG TCAGCACTGCTCCCCCAGAGATCATG ACCGGTAAGCTGTCAAAAAACAAGAGGAAGAAGATGAGGCGCAAACGGAAACAGCAGAAGCGGCTGCTGGAGGAGCGGCTACGGGACCTGCAGAGGCTGGAGGCCATGGAAGCAGCGGCCCAGGCAGAGG ACTGTGGCTCGAGACTGGAGGGGGGCAGCGGCTCCACCTCTTCTTCTGGCTGCCACCCCGGGGGTGCCCAGGCCGGCCCCTCCccggcctcctcctcccctgccccagggggCAACCGCAGCCTCAGCCCCGGCTCCCAGACCTCAGGCTTCTCGGGCTCCCTCTTCTCTCCCGCCTCGTGCTCCATCCTCTCAGGCTCCTCCAACCAGCGGGAGACTGGGGGAATCCTGTCACCCAGCA CACCATTTGGTGCCTCGAACCTCCTGGTGAACCCCCTAGAGCCCCAAAATGCAgacaagatcaagatcaagatcGCAGATCTGGGCAACGCCTGTTGGGTG CACAAGCATTTCACCGAGGACATCCAGACGCGGCAGTACCGGGCCGTGGAGGTGCTGATTGGTGCCGAGTATGGACCCCCAGCCGACATCTGGAGCACAGCATGCATG GCCTTTGAGCTGGCCACCGGTGACTACCTGTTCGAGCCGCACTCCGGAGAAAACTACAGTCGTGATGAGGGTAGGGGGAGGCAGGCCCTGGGCTCAGCCTTGGGGCCTCCCGGCTGCCAAGCTAGCCCCCAGCCACCTCTCTGTCCACAGACCACATCGCCCACATCGTGGAGCTTCTGGGAGACATCCCCCCAGCCTTTGCCCTCTCAGGCCGTTACTCCCGAGAGTTCTTCAACCGGAGAG GAGAGCTGCGGCACATCCACAACCTCAAGCATTGGGGCCTGTATGAAGTGCTCATGGAGAAGTACGAGTGGCCCCTGGAGCAGGCCACGCAGTTCAGCGCATTCCTGCTGCCCATGA